The genomic interval CGTGTCCGCGCCGAGGGACGGGGCCGCGCCCCTGCCGCGCCTGCCGTCCGAAGAGCTCGTCCAGGTCGAACTCGAAGCCCCCCGCACCACCGGGCCCTCCGTAGCCCGCCGCGCCACCAGACCCGCCGAACCCAGCGCCCCCGACACCCGCCCCGCCCGCTGGTCGCGAGGCCCTCTGGCGCTCGGCCCACTGCGTGTAGGCGCGCGCCTGCTCGGGGTCGAAGCCGCCGCGTAGGCCCTCCTCGCCGAACTCGTCGTAGAGCTTGCGTTTCTCGGGGTCCGAGAGCACCTCGTGGGCTGCGGCGATCTGCTTGAAGTTCTCTTCCGCGGCGGGGTCGTCCGGATTCAGGTCCGGGTGCCACTTGCGCGCAAGCTTGCGGTAGGCCTTCTTGATCTCGTCGGGGGAGGCTTCCGACGTGAGGCCCAGGCGCGCGTACAGGTCGTCTGCTTTCGCCATGCGCGCACGATACCGCAGGCGCCCACGCACGACCCGGAGAGAAAATCACCCGCCGACCCAACTTTCGGTCTCGCGTGGTGTCCATGCTCTTACGCGGCCGCTCATCCGCGTGAAAGGACTCCCCATGCGCCTCGCCCTCGGACTCGCCCTCGCCACCCTGCTCGCGCTCCCCGCCGCGCAGGCGTCGGCCAACACGCCCGCCCCCACCGAGATCACGTTCACCGACGCCGACCTGGTGCGCGGCGAGCTGGTCCGCAGCGAAGGAGAGATCATCCAGGTGCGAGGCCGTCTCGGCACCAGCCGGCTCATCCGCCCGCGGGTCAACTTCGTCCCCGAGCTGCTCAAGGACGCCGAGAACATCTGACACCACACGGGCGCACGCCGCTCGGGTCACGCACACGCGGACGACACGAAGTCGTCGCAGCGGCGGCGCGCACGCAGCCCCTCGGTGGCGGAGCGGCGACGGCGCGCCCTGGACCTCAGCGCGCGTGCTCGACAGGCTCGTCCGCGACGCGCACGGTGGCCCCCTCGCGCAGCGGGATGCGACGCACCGTCGTGCGCTCGCCCGCGTCGGGGTGGTGGTGAACCTCCAGTGAGCCGTCGCTGCCCATGCGGACCGTCAGGTGCTGGGGGCCGTCGGGGTGGTCCACCCGCACGCGGGCGATCTCGTCGCCCTCGGCAGCCTGGTGGGTGACGGTGCCCTCGTACTCGCCCAGCTCGTGGGTGGTCTCCTCGCCGTCAATGTCACGCACCACGGCGGAGATCCGCACGCGGGGTGCCTCCTCCTCCTCTTCCTGATCGAGGTGGACGCGGAAGCCCACCGTCATGGCCGACCCGTACTGCCGCTCGGAGGCCTGCGTATCCGGCGGGAACGCGGTGGCCGGCTGGGCCCCGGCTGGCTGGCAGCCTGCGAGGGACGCGGCGAGCAGACCAGCGGCCAGCGGCGGGAGGGAGAACCAGAGGGTGCGCGGCATGGGGAGGGAGGCCATGGGGCCAACGTAGCGCTCGAACGCCGCATGTGCCCGTTGGCGTCCCGGCTGCTTTCCCGCATGGTTGCGGAGCGATGGCCAAGCACCTCCCGGACCCTCGCGGCCGCATCCTGGACGCCGCGCTCGTGCTCTTCGCCCGCTTCGGCGTGGAGGGCACCACCCTGAGCGATCTGGCCCAGCGCGCGCGGCTGGCGAAGACCACGCTCTACCACCACTTCCCGGACGGCAAGGGGATGATCTTCAAGGTCGCGGTGGAGGGCATGCTCAGCACGCACTGGGGGGCCTTCGAGAGCACGGTGCGCGAGCAGCCCGACCCGGTCAGCCAGCTGGCCTGCTACGCGCGCCTGCGGCTGCACACCTTCGACCGCGAGATGGCGCGCTGGGGGCTCACGCAAGAGACCTGGGAGTCCATGAAGCCCGCCGTCAACGTGGCCATGCAGCCCTACTACGCGCGCGAGCTGGCCCTGCTGACCGACGTGGTCAGCGCCGGCATCGCCGACGGGCAGCTGCGCGCCGGACACCCGGCGACCATCGCCGGCATCCTGCAGGCCGCCTTCCGCGGCCTCACCTTGGACGGCCGCCTCGACACGACCGCACGCGAGCGCGAGGCCGAGCTGACCGAGCTGGCCGAGTTCGTGGCAGGTGGGCTGCTGGCTCCGAGTGCGCGGACGCGGTGGCGCAAGGCCATGGGGGCTCCGGGATCGTAGCGCCGCGAGGGTGATGTCACGCCGGTCGCGACCTCACCGCAGCTCGAGACGCAGGGTGGATGCAATGGCCTCGCGCCACGCTGGTGCGACGCGCGCGTCGGCC from Sandaracinaceae bacterium carries:
- a CDS encoding TetR/AcrR family transcriptional regulator, with amino-acid sequence MAKHLPDPRGRILDAALVLFARFGVEGTTLSDLAQRARLAKTTLYHHFPDGKGMIFKVAVEGMLSTHWGAFESTVREQPDPVSQLACYARLRLHTFDREMARWGLTQETWESMKPAVNVAMQPYYARELALLTDVVSAGIADGQLRAGHPATIAGILQAAFRGLTLDGRLDTTAREREAELTELAEFVAGGLLAPSARTRWRKAMGAPGS